A single window of Anaerocolumna chitinilytica DNA harbors:
- a CDS encoding carbohydrate ABC transporter permease, giving the protein MNNKNYTLFLKAKSRLIGRTGKRGVLYMAGVYVILVAMGFVYLYPILEMIVKSFMSLGDLLDASVKWIPTSVTLSNYKEAFEVMKVDKTVMNTVISALVPALAQTAVCALTGYGLARYEVPLKKLIVGLILLTFILPPYVLMVPKYTMFSDYHMIGTLKTLIYPALLGQGTKSAIFVLIFMQFFRQTPISLDEAARVDGASEFRIFFGIAVPLAVPAFIICFLFSFVWYWNDTYFTALYMGLTSATDTKVVRTMLLELQNFDISYKQHVQTVAGWGASVMGDSVANEAIKMAATVITISPLLLMYFVLQKYFVEGIDRTGITGE; this is encoded by the coding sequence ATGAATAATAAAAACTACACCCTGTTTTTAAAGGCCAAGTCCAGGCTCATAGGGCGAACGGGTAAGCGGGGAGTTCTCTATATGGCCGGGGTTTACGTCATATTGGTTGCTATGGGTTTTGTATACCTTTACCCTATCCTTGAAATGATAGTGAAAAGCTTTATGTCCTTAGGGGACTTATTGGATGCATCTGTTAAGTGGATACCGACTTCGGTTACTTTAAGTAATTATAAAGAAGCCTTTGAGGTAATGAAGGTAGATAAGACGGTTATGAATACCGTTATAAGCGCATTGGTTCCGGCCCTTGCCCAGACAGCAGTATGTGCATTAACGGGCTATGGACTTGCCAGGTATGAAGTGCCTTTAAAGAAGTTGATTGTAGGGCTGATACTCCTTACCTTTATCTTACCGCCTTATGTTCTAATGGTACCAAAGTACACCATGTTTTCAGACTATCATATGATTGGCACTTTAAAGACTTTGATCTATCCCGCTCTTTTAGGGCAGGGAACCAAGAGTGCCATATTTGTTCTGATATTTATGCAGTTTTTCAGACAGACACCTATTTCTTTAGATGAAGCGGCCAGAGTGGACGGAGCCTCAGAGTTTCGTATATTCTTTGGGATTGCCGTACCTTTAGCGGTTCCGGCCTTTATCATATGCTTTTTGTTCTCTTTCGTGTGGTATTGGAACGATACCTATTTTACGGCACTGTATATGGGTTTGACCAGTGCGACAGATACCAAAGTGGTAAGAACAATGCTTTTAGAATTGCAGAACTTTGACATTAGTTATAAACAGCATGTACAGACGGTAGCCGGATGGGGTGCTTCCGTTATGGGAGATTCGGTTGCCAATGAGGCTATTAAGATGGCTGCTACAGTTATTACCATATCCCCCCTTCTATTAATGTATTTTGTATTGCAGAAATATTTCGTAGAAGGAATTGACAGAACCGGTATTACCGGGGAATAG
- a CDS encoding DUF5696 domain-containing protein, with product MAGKKGLLCLLLSAVLAMEGITITAADNNIPLLHTSDKVTALSGSISKTNTFENDNYIMNLDEATLGISLKDKKTGYVYESVVDDKNSNQSWKGFLSSGISVELCTSKAAMPERVDLIKGNAKKTFTYYKDGFDAAIEFPSYDFQIGLEVRLKEDGFSASVKQDSITEGEDYKLSAVYLYPLFGATKGAEKEGYILIPEGAGALINLTDNQGKYKTPYAKKIYGSNAGIEAFGESHYDEPAVVEPEKITAPVFGMVYTKSKQGFLGIAEDGQYNGEILAYPNGVMTDYNWVTARFNYREIYTMQTAAASGVPTFEKKPYMRDISISYKMVNGDQADYTGLAKVYQQYLLQKGDLQKQEDKFQIKVDFFGADTKKWFIFNQVVPMTTVKDMKDIIDNMVQSGVKDLMPVYTGWQQKGASLNYGSGKFKVERKLGSQSELYDLAKELKQKDISLVLKQDFLLANPKRFYNTAKDIVKGINQVLVEKPTNAYVFPTMYYMTPSKTLSLVNKWKDRYDDTAISNIALSSLPDTLFSYYSGGKIYTRGDTAGMYEEALKGLQDYNVSLENPNEYLWKYTGKFYDMPLSTSNYSYISKEVPFLPIVLRGYLPYWAGYSNFVANETEYFLKMLEYGAYPNFLLTKESPNKLRNTNSSYIYTSEYEVLKPTIENYYNSIGSVLRQVEGSGIKSHTYLNDKVVSVLYDNGVNIIINYSDSDFKNGEIMVGAMSYQVIGSNAGKR from the coding sequence GTGGCAGGTAAAAAAGGATTACTGTGCTTATTGTTGAGTGCAGTTCTGGCGATGGAAGGCATAACCATAACAGCAGCGGATAATAACATTCCTCTCCTTCATACTTCCGATAAGGTAACTGCCCTAAGCGGCAGTATAAGTAAAACAAATACCTTTGAGAATGACAATTATATTATGAATCTGGATGAAGCTACCTTGGGAATCTCTCTAAAGGACAAGAAAACCGGTTATGTATATGAATCCGTTGTAGATGATAAGAACTCCAATCAATCCTGGAAAGGGTTCTTAAGCTCCGGAATCTCTGTAGAGTTGTGCACCAGTAAGGCAGCCATGCCGGAACGTGTAGATCTGATAAAAGGGAATGCAAAGAAAACCTTTACCTATTATAAGGATGGCTTTGATGCAGCCATAGAATTTCCGTCCTATGATTTTCAGATAGGTCTGGAAGTACGCCTAAAGGAAGACGGTTTTTCTGCTTCTGTTAAGCAGGACAGTATTACAGAAGGAGAAGATTACAAATTGTCGGCAGTGTATCTTTATCCCCTGTTCGGTGCCACCAAAGGTGCTGAAAAAGAAGGATATATACTGATTCCGGAAGGAGCGGGAGCCCTTATCAATCTGACGGATAATCAGGGAAAATATAAAACACCTTATGCGAAAAAAATATATGGTTCCAATGCGGGAATAGAAGCCTTTGGAGAAAGTCATTACGATGAGCCTGCGGTAGTAGAGCCGGAGAAAATTACGGCACCGGTATTTGGAATGGTATATACGAAGAGTAAGCAGGGATTTTTAGGGATTGCTGAAGATGGACAGTACAATGGGGAAATATTGGCCTATCCCAATGGTGTTATGACGGATTATAACTGGGTTACTGCCAGATTTAACTACCGTGAAATCTATACCATGCAGACGGCGGCAGCTTCCGGTGTACCGACCTTTGAAAAGAAGCCTTATATGAGGGATATCTCTATAAGCTATAAAATGGTAAATGGAGATCAGGCAGATTATACCGGATTAGCTAAGGTATATCAGCAGTATCTGTTACAGAAAGGCGATTTGCAAAAGCAGGAAGATAAGTTCCAGATTAAGGTGGATTTTTTCGGTGCAGATACTAAGAAGTGGTTTATCTTTAATCAGGTAGTCCCTATGACTACGGTTAAGGATATGAAAGATATCATAGATAATATGGTGCAAAGCGGTGTAAAAGACCTTATGCCTGTTTATACGGGCTGGCAGCAAAAAGGAGCCTCTTTAAACTATGGCAGCGGGAAATTCAAGGTAGAACGAAAGCTAGGCAGTCAGAGTGAGCTTTATGACCTTGCAAAGGAATTAAAGCAAAAGGATATCAGCCTTGTGTTAAAGCAGGATTTTCTTCTTGCCAACCCGAAGCGGTTCTACAATACGGCAAAGGATATAGTTAAGGGAATTAATCAGGTGCTGGTAGAAAAGCCGACCAATGCCTATGTATTTCCCACTATGTATTATATGACTCCTTCAAAGACCTTGAGTCTGGTGAATAAATGGAAAGACAGATATGATGATACCGCAATCAGTAACATAGCCCTCTCATCCCTGCCGGATACTCTTTTCTCTTATTACTCAGGAGGGAAGATCTATACCAGAGGTGATACAGCGGGAATGTATGAAGAAGCTTTAAAAGGACTGCAGGATTATAATGTTTCCCTGGAGAATCCCAATGAGTACTTATGGAAATATACCGGTAAGTTTTACGATATGCCGCTTTCTACTTCAAATTACAGCTATATCAGTAAAGAAGTGCCCTTTCTTCCAATCGTACTAAGGGGTTACCTGCCTTACTGGGCCGGGTATAGTAACTTTGTGGCAAATGAAACAGAGTATTTCCTGAAGATGCTGGAATACGGTGCATATCCGAATTTCCTTCTGACAAAGGAATCGCCAAACAAGCTAAGAAATACGAATTCTTCCTATATATATACTTCTGAATATGAGGTGTTAAAGCCAACTATTGAGAACTACTACAATAGCATTGGCTCCGTATTAAGACAGGTAGAGGGCAGCGGGATTAAGTCTCATACCTATTTAAATGACAAGGTAGTATCCGTCCTTTATGACAATGGAGTGAACATAATCATTAACTACTCTGATTCTGATTTCAAGAACGGAGAGATTATGGTAGGTGCGATGTCCTATCAGGTTATAGGTTCTAACGCAGGAAAGAGGTAA
- a CDS encoding sialidase family protein, whose amino-acid sequence MGKKFKGLLAVLLAIVTIFSSSDSARAFSLTELSYGAGAIRSIAKCLDGSLVGGRSSGHEIEVLGSTDKGKTWAGRGTVANNSAIDFGDVMFLSVPGTNTVYCAFREYNQAKQYSIVICKSTNSGKDWTYDSMVISGQTSFVGAPWLFLANNGDMQCYYDSEPLASQNGSSGSQWIAMQGRSGLAGDWNKYGVKAASRDNNAGKFVRDGMASVVDLGNNRIMLVTEGIEDSASGGVYSNVVRAIQSFDGGNTWDYSGRKIVYQSFIDSASGRRYNAYCPVAIRIGGGPVGVIFCTDEDFGGTPDMSNLDVTKRRTHIKYIRTLTTFESWGGLTTIWTNGSAAYAPGMIETASNDVVITIDHFAGNQRFLRMIP is encoded by the coding sequence ATGGGGAAGAAATTTAAAGGTCTATTGGCAGTATTACTTGCCATTGTAACAATATTTTCAAGTTCTGACAGTGCCAGGGCATTCAGTCTCACCGAGCTCTCTTATGGCGCCGGAGCCATCAGAAGCATCGCAAAATGCCTGGATGGAAGCCTTGTAGGAGGCAGAAGTTCCGGCCATGAGATTGAAGTATTGGGCAGTACCGATAAAGGAAAGACCTGGGCCGGAAGAGGAACTGTAGCGAATAATTCAGCCATTGATTTTGGTGATGTAATGTTTCTTAGTGTTCCTGGTACCAATACGGTTTATTGTGCTTTTCGGGAATATAATCAGGCTAAGCAGTATTCTATTGTAATCTGTAAAAGTACCAACAGCGGTAAAGATTGGACCTATGACAGTATGGTTATATCCGGACAGACAAGCTTTGTAGGGGCTCCGTGGCTCTTTCTGGCAAATAACGGGGATATGCAGTGCTATTATGACTCAGAGCCTTTAGCTTCACAGAATGGAAGTTCCGGTTCCCAGTGGATTGCTATGCAGGGCAGAAGCGGACTAGCCGGTGACTGGAATAAATACGGAGTAAAAGCAGCATCCAGAGATAATAATGCCGGTAAATTTGTCCGTGACGGTATGGCATCTGTCGTTGACTTGGGAAACAACAGGATTATGCTGGTTACGGAAGGAATTGAGGACAGTGCAAGCGGCGGCGTATACTCAAATGTAGTAAGGGCAATTCAGTCCTTTGACGGCGGAAATACATGGGATTACTCCGGAAGGAAAATTGTATACCAATCTTTTATAGATTCAGCCAGCGGCAGAAGATATAATGCTTACTGCCCTGTAGCAATCCGTATAGGGGGAGGGCCGGTAGGTGTTATATTCTGTACTGATGAAGACTTTGGAGGGACTCCCGATATGTCCAATCTGGATGTGACAAAGAGAAGGACTCACATCAAATACATCAGAACCTTAACAACCTTTGAATCCTGGGGAGGATTAACTACGATCTGGACAAACGGAAGTGCCGCCTATGCACCGGGAATGATTGAAACTGCATCCAATGATGTGGTTATCACAATTGATCATTTTGCCGGAAATCAGAGATTCTTAAGGATGATTCCTTAA
- a CDS encoding sialidase family protein, with translation MIKQKIKIGISMLCVITLLLTGCKINDNRKETGQVVKEPEDSKQQELQQEKQPQSTPSTGISSKENITNEESETAMNSGIEWAEKDILAYKPKEGGVWYPRIYRLKNNRILCGFDTNEDGNRSVIKLITSDDGGLTWSRTAVQVTDYPEYDCANANFIELENGDIWAAYRANIMKEDIYYSSIRVSVSKDGGKTWERHSTVAKEQGEGGLYEPQFGYIGNSIAVFYANDSLNVVRNNRQQNIEFKLWKEDGWGNKRIASDGTKTFSRDGMPVWCQLEDGSYAMVIESTALSPTYPFIIQMKISPDGYDWSSDLKNIYVPGKFEKKAGAPYIVKLKDGRLAVSFQTDEDAAQTGDDYSRMKVMISTDVAGSEFLPCSIPFDTPDGYCSNWNSLLSYDDYLIAATSTNYPTGGILIKRGFVK, from the coding sequence ATGATAAAACAGAAGATTAAGATTGGTATTTCAATGCTTTGCGTAATAACCCTTCTCCTGACTGGCTGTAAGATAAATGATAATAGGAAAGAAACGGGACAGGTAGTAAAAGAACCGGAGGATTCTAAACAGCAGGAATTGCAGCAGGAAAAGCAGCCGCAAAGTACCCCTTCTACAGGGATATCTTCTAAAGAGAACATAACAAATGAAGAAAGTGAGACAGCGATGAACAGTGGAATAGAATGGGCAGAAAAAGATATTTTAGCCTACAAGCCGAAAGAAGGCGGGGTCTGGTACCCTAGAATATACCGGTTAAAAAATAATAGGATTTTATGCGGCTTTGACACCAATGAAGATGGGAACAGGTCTGTCATTAAACTTATCACCAGTGATGACGGAGGGCTGACTTGGAGTAGAACGGCAGTTCAGGTAACAGATTATCCGGAGTACGACTGCGCCAATGCCAATTTTATTGAGCTGGAGAATGGAGATATCTGGGCAGCTTATCGTGCAAATATAATGAAGGAGGATATTTATTATTCTTCCATACGGGTAAGTGTGAGTAAGGATGGCGGAAAGACCTGGGAACGCCATTCCACCGTTGCAAAAGAACAGGGGGAAGGGGGCCTGTATGAACCCCAGTTTGGTTACATAGGTAATTCGATTGCTGTATTCTATGCCAATGACAGTCTGAATGTTGTCAGAAATAACAGACAGCAAAACATTGAATTTAAGCTTTGGAAAGAAGATGGCTGGGGCAATAAAAGAATTGCATCTGATGGTACAAAGACCTTTTCAAGAGATGGTATGCCGGTTTGGTGTCAATTGGAAGACGGTTCTTATGCAATGGTAATTGAATCAACTGCGCTATCTCCCACTTATCCATTTATTATTCAAATGAAGATTTCTCCCGATGGCTATGACTGGAGCAGCGACCTTAAAAATATCTATGTCCCCGGAAAATTTGAGAAAAAAGCCGGTGCACCCTATATTGTTAAGCTAAAAGACGGAAGGCTGGCAGTGTCTTTTCAGACTGATGAGGATGCTGCGCAGACCGGCGACGATTATTCCAGGATGAAAGTTATGATATCTACAGATGTGGCAGGATCAGAATTTCTTCCTTGTTCTATACCTTTTGATACCCCGGACGGCTATTGCAGTAACTGGAACAGCTTGTTAAGCTATGATGATTATCTGATTGCAGCCACAAGTACAAATTATCCCACGGGAGGTATATTGATAAAAAGAGGATTCGTAAAGTAA
- a CDS encoding carbohydrate ABC transporter permease, producing MKKRKRIFTTAFRQKMTGLLFVTPWIIGFLVFFLYPLIQSVIFSFSKVSFTAKGRSVKFVGMQNFKYFISKDPYFLQSLAEFFKSIIMQLPLILVFSLVLALLLNEKIKLKGMFRTLFFLPIVVVSGPVMNMLLNQGASTIPLIEQYGIYDFINNKLPYFLRDPVTTLFSQLILILWYSGVPILIFVSGLQKIDHALYEASSIDGASSWVSFWKIVLPSIRGMILINAIYIIVFLATSEINSVIIWIRDSMLDASKRGFGVASAAAWIYSLGITLLLLICYLLFGREPKNKIVRTEIIRRK from the coding sequence ATGAAAAAGCGAAAAAGGATATTTACCACTGCATTCAGGCAGAAAATGACGGGGCTATTGTTTGTGACTCCTTGGATAATAGGGTTTTTAGTCTTTTTCCTGTATCCGCTTATCCAATCCGTTATATTTAGTTTCAGCAAAGTGTCTTTTACGGCAAAGGGAAGGTCAGTCAAATTCGTAGGAATGCAGAACTTCAAATACTTTATTTCCAAGGATCCTTACTTTTTACAGAGTCTGGCAGAATTCTTTAAGAGTATCATTATGCAGCTGCCGCTCATCCTTGTGTTTTCACTGGTCCTTGCACTGCTGCTGAATGAGAAAATTAAACTAAAAGGAATGTTTCGAACCTTGTTCTTTCTGCCAATTGTAGTAGTAAGCGGGCCGGTCATGAACATGCTCTTAAATCAGGGAGCTTCAACTATACCTTTAATTGAGCAATATGGCATTTATGATTTTATTAATAATAAGTTACCGTATTTTCTAAGGGATCCGGTAACAACACTGTTCAGCCAGTTGATTCTGATACTCTGGTACTCCGGCGTTCCCATTCTTATATTTGTGTCGGGACTGCAAAAGATTGACCATGCACTATATGAAGCCTCCTCCATAGACGGAGCTTCTTCCTGGGTATCCTTCTGGAAGATTGTACTGCCTTCCATCAGGGGAATGATATTGATTAATGCTATCTATATCATTGTATTCCTGGCAACCTCAGAGATTAATTCCGTAATCATATGGATCAGAGATAGTATGTTAGATGCCTCTAAGCGAGGGTTCGGAGTAGCTTCCGCGGCAGCCTGGATATATTCTTTGGGAATTACCCTTTTGCTCCTGATCTGCTATCTGCTGTTCGGGCGGGAACCGAAAAACAAGATAGTACGGACGGAAATCATCCGAAGAAAATAG
- a CDS encoding carbohydrate ABC transporter permease, producing the protein MKSITINPKGFSKDQLKFYIVLVPLALFMALPIVYIINHAFKPLGELFAFPPKFFAVHPTLDNFTKLSQTAQTSSVALSRYLFNTLLVTLLVVFLAVIIGSMAGFALSKLSFKGKNMIFEANTLSMMFVPAAVLIPRYLIIDKMGIMDTYFAHILPLLAMPVGLFLLKQFIDQVPDELLEAAYVDGASTFRVYRKVILPLIKPAVATVCILSFQQVWGNLETSNMFTTKENMKTLAFYMSTLVNTNNTVVGQGIAAAGALIMFLPNILLFILLQSKVMNTMAHSGIK; encoded by the coding sequence ATGAAGAGTATAACAATTAATCCAAAAGGTTTTAGTAAGGATCAGTTGAAATTCTATATTGTTTTAGTGCCCTTAGCATTATTTATGGCACTTCCCATTGTTTATATCATAAATCATGCGTTTAAACCCTTAGGAGAATTGTTTGCTTTCCCGCCGAAATTCTTTGCAGTTCATCCTACCCTGGATAATTTTACGAAATTATCTCAAACGGCACAAACTTCATCCGTAGCATTAAGCAGATATCTGTTTAATACCCTGTTAGTCACGCTTTTAGTGGTATTTCTTGCGGTAATTATTGGCTCTATGGCAGGTTTTGCCTTGTCAAAGCTGTCTTTTAAAGGCAAGAATATGATATTTGAAGCCAATACGCTTTCGATGATGTTTGTACCGGCAGCGGTATTAATACCAAGATATTTAATTATTGATAAGATGGGGATTATGGATACCTATTTTGCTCATATCCTGCCGCTGCTTGCTATGCCTGTTGGGTTGTTTTTACTGAAACAGTTTATAGATCAGGTACCGGATGAACTTCTGGAGGCTGCCTATGTTGACGGAGCAAGTACCTTCCGTGTATACAGGAAAGTGATACTGCCCTTAATTAAACCGGCGGTGGCAACTGTCTGCATTCTTTCTTTTCAACAGGTGTGGGGTAACCTTGAGACCTCTAACATGTTTACAACGAAAGAAAATATGAAAACTCTGGCCTTTTATATGAGTACCCTGGTAAATACCAATAACACGGTAGTCGGTCAGGGAATAGCGGCAGCAGGTGCCCTTATCATGTTCCTGCCAAACATTTTATTATTTATCCTGCTTCAGAGTAAGGTCATGAATACCATGGCACATTCCGGAATAAAGTAA
- a CDS encoding response regulator, whose product MKKILIVDDAVFMRLSIKNILKDEEFEFFEAANGREAVQEYIKHRPDLVTMDITMPDMTGIEALKQIIDYDKNAVVMMISAMGQETMVREAIIAGAKTFIIKPFKEEQITKTIKKLLAL is encoded by the coding sequence ATGAAGAAGATATTGATAGTTGATGATGCGGTTTTTATGAGGTTATCCATTAAGAACATTCTGAAAGACGAAGAATTCGAGTTCTTCGAAGCGGCTAACGGCAGAGAAGCCGTTCAGGAATATATCAAACACAGACCGGATCTGGTTACTATGGATATTACAATGCCGGACATGACAGGCATTGAAGCTTTAAAACAGATAATTGATTATGATAAGAATGCTGTGGTTATGATGATATCTGCTATGGGACAGGAAACCATGGTGCGGGAAGCTATTATAGCAGGCGCAAAAACCTTTATTATAAAACCCTTTAAGGAGGAGCAGATTACAAAAACAATAAAAAAGCTGCTGGCATTATAA
- a CDS encoding extracellular solute-binding protein: MKAKKLVSVLMIIVLVLSSLTACSGNKTTGSNNAPAATTANEDSNTNDAAATDGASADAEAQADSLLGPMTTDEITLTYASWGLGEKGETEAKDKQIEAFMKAYPNIKVEFVTIDQAAWNDGLTTLAATGTLPDVFWTFSVTDVIANQWALDVTDYYEKDPDTKEIYPAMINNAKINGKLYSMPIVMFPYLVFLNKTLFEKYNEPLPSYDWTMDDFKDIATRISHPEDFNFGTSNPNYADYFPAQYTENESMRGWDGSSYHFDQAWIDGMNLKYDFIDKGICEWASAEDKKKWLGDEGAWPPGFGRSAMHFDWTWTIAYFEDAVKQQSGCDFLYYPQPAGPSGKQMAVVDYGVISATTQHPREAWELQKWTSWGEEACLNRLEGYKQAGVSVVSRMPVIQNEKVWDAVTNFTDREDIKEVYKRLTNVVPTVGSVAPGWTQFDTWANDNGIWTQLDNREVTPAEMADTLTKKANEIKDEWLANLPQ; this comes from the coding sequence ATGAAAGCAAAAAAACTAGTGTCAGTATTAATGATTATTGTATTAGTACTGTCAAGTCTCACTGCCTGCTCGGGAAATAAAACCACTGGCAGCAACAATGCACCGGCAGCAACAACTGCGAATGAAGACAGCAACACCAACGATGCAGCTGCAACAGATGGTGCATCCGCAGATGCAGAAGCACAGGCAGATTCCCTGCTTGGACCTATGACAACCGATGAAATCACACTTACATATGCCAGCTGGGGTCTTGGCGAAAAAGGTGAAACAGAGGCAAAGGATAAGCAGATTGAAGCATTTATGAAAGCATATCCGAACATCAAGGTAGAATTCGTAACAATTGACCAGGCTGCCTGGAATGATGGTCTTACTACACTAGCCGCAACAGGAACGCTTCCCGATGTATTCTGGACATTCTCTGTTACAGATGTAATTGCTAATCAATGGGCACTTGATGTAACAGACTATTATGAAAAAGACCCTGATACAAAAGAAATCTATCCGGCTATGATAAACAATGCGAAGATTAACGGCAAACTCTACAGTATGCCTATTGTTATGTTCCCTTATCTGGTGTTCTTGAATAAGACTTTATTTGAGAAATACAATGAGCCCCTGCCTTCCTATGACTGGACCATGGATGATTTTAAAGATATCGCAACCAGAATATCACATCCGGAAGACTTCAACTTTGGAACCTCCAATCCCAATTATGCAGATTACTTCCCTGCTCAGTACACAGAGAATGAATCTATGAGAGGCTGGGATGGCAGCAGTTATCATTTTGACCAGGCTTGGATTGATGGTATGAACTTAAAGTATGACTTTATCGACAAGGGCATCTGTGAGTGGGCCTCTGCAGAAGATAAGAAGAAATGGCTTGGAGATGAAGGAGCATGGCCTCCCGGCTTTGGCAGAAGTGCAATGCATTTTGATTGGACCTGGACAATTGCATACTTTGAAGATGCGGTTAAACAGCAATCCGGCTGTGATTTCTTATACTATCCTCAGCCTGCCGGACCTTCCGGAAAACAGATGGCAGTTGTTGACTATGGTGTAATCTCTGCTACTACTCAGCATCCGAGAGAAGCATGGGAACTTCAGAAATGGACTTCCTGGGGTGAAGAGGCTTGCTTAAACCGTCTGGAAGGCTATAAGCAGGCAGGAGTAAGTGTTGTAAGCCGTATGCCGGTTATACAGAATGAGAAGGTATGGGATGCTGTAACGAACTTTACAGACAGAGAAGATATCAAAGAAGTATATAAGAGACTTACCAATGTTGTTCCTACAGTTGGTTCTGTTGCCCCCGGCTGGACTCAGTTCGATACCTGGGCTAATGATAACGGAATATGGACTCAGCTTGATAACAGAGAAGTAACACCTGCTGAAATGGCTGATACCTTGACCAAGAAAGCAAATGAGATCAAGGATGAATGGCTGGCCAACCTTCCGCAGTAA